The proteins below come from a single Eptesicus fuscus isolate TK198812 chromosome 5, DD_ASM_mEF_20220401, whole genome shotgun sequence genomic window:
- the EMC9 gene encoding ER membrane protein complex subunit 9: MGEVEISARAYVKMCLHAARYPHAAVNGLLLAPAPQSGECLCLTDCVPLFHSHLALSVMLEVALNQVDVWGAQAGLVLAGYYHANAALGDQSPGPLALKIAGRIAEFFPDAVLIMLDNQKLVSQPHVPPVIVLENQGLCWVPKDKNLVMWRDWEESRQMVGALLESRAQQHLVDFDCHLDDIRQDWTNQQLNTKITQWVGPTDGNA; this comes from the exons ATGGGGGAGGTGGAGATCTCGGCCCGGGCCTACGTGAAGATGTGCCTGCACGCCGCCCGGTACCCGCACGCCGCCGTCAACGGGTTATTGTTGGCGCCGGCGCCGCAGTCGGGGGAATGCCTGTGCCTCACCGACTGTGTGCCGCTGTTCCACAGCCACCTGGCCCTGTCCGTCATGCTGGAGGTCGCCCTCAACCAG GTAGATGTGTGGGGCGCGCAGGCCGGTCTGGTACTGGCTGGGTACTACCATGCCAATGCAGCTCTCGGGGACCAAAG CCCTGGGCCCCTAGCCTTGAAAATCGCTGGGCGGATTGCAGAATTCTTCCCTGATGCAGTACTTATTATG TTGGATAATCAGAAACTGGTGTCTCAGCCTCATGTGCCCCCAGTCATCGTTCTGGAGAACCAAGGTCTCTGCTGGGTCCCCAAGGACAAGAACTT AGTGATGTGGAGGGACTGGGAAGAGTCACGACAGATGGTGGGGGCACTACTGGAGAGCCGGGCCCAGCAGCACCTTGTGGACTTTGACTGCCACCTTGATGACATCCGGCAGGACTGGACCAACCAGCAGCTCAACACCAAAATCACGCAGTGGGTTGGTCCCACCGATGGAAATGCCTGA
- the PSME1 gene encoding proteasome activator complex subunit 1 isoform X2 — protein sequence MATLRVQPEAQAKVDVFREDLCTKAENLLGSYFPKKISELDAFLKEPDLNEANLSNLKAPLDIPVPDPVKEKEKEERKKQQEKEDKDDKKKEDEDKGPPCGPVSCNEKIVILLQRLKPEIKDVIEQLNLVTTWLQLQIPRIEDGNNFGVAVQEKVFELMTALHTKLEGFHTQIAKYFSERGDAVTKAAKQPHVGDYRQLVHELDEAEYRDIRLMVMEIRNAYAVLYDIILKNFEKLKKPRGETKGMIY from the exons atGGCCACGCTCAGGGTCCAGCCTGAAGCCCAAGCCAAG GTAGATGTGTTCCGTGAAGACCTGTGTACCAAG GCAGAGAACCTGCTTGGGAGCTATTTCCCCAAGAAGATTTCTGAGTTGGATGCATTTTTAAAG GAGCCAGATCTCAATGAAGCCAACCTGAGCAATCTGAAGGCCCCGTTGGACATTCCTGTGCCTGACCcagtgaaggagaaagagaaggaggagcgGAAGAAACAGCAGGAG AAGGAAGACAAGGATGACAAGAAGAAAGAAGATGAAGACAAAG GTCCTCCCTGTGGCCCAGTGAGCTGCAACGAGAAGATCGTGATCCTCCTGCAGCGCCTAAAGCCTGAGATCAAGGATGTCATTGAGCAGCTTAACCTG GTCACCACCTGGTTGCAGCTGCAGATCCCTCGGATTGAGGATGGAAACAATTTTGGAGTGGCTGTCCAG GAGAAGGTGTTTGAGCTGATGACCGCCCTTCACACCAAGCTGGAAGGATTCCACACTCAAATCGCCAA GTATTTCTCTGAACGGGGTGATGCCGTGACCAAAGCAGCCAAGCAGCCCCACGTG GGTGATTATAGGCAGCTGGTGCATGAGCTGGATGAAGCAGAGTACCGGGACATCCGGCTGATGGTCATGGAGATCCGAAACGCTTAt GCTGTGTTATATGATATCATCCTGAAGAACTTTGAGAAGCTCAAGAAGCCCAGGGGAGAGACAAAGGGAATGATCTATTGA
- the PSME1 gene encoding proteasome activator complex subunit 1 isoform X1, translating into MATLRVQPEAQAKVDVFREDLCTKAENLLGSYFPKKISELDAFLKEPDLNEANLSNLKAPLDIPVPDPVKEKEKEERKKQQEKEDKDDKKKEDEDKGPPCGPVSCNEKIVILLQRLKPEIKDVIEQLNLVTTWLQLQIPRIEDGNNFGVAVQEKVFELMTALHTKLEGFHTQIAKYFSERGDAVTKAAKQPHVGDYRQLVHELDEAEYRDIRLMVMEIRNAYVRRRGWGRGGQRQLSQATHPLTLQTGG; encoded by the exons atGGCCACGCTCAGGGTCCAGCCTGAAGCCCAAGCCAAG GTAGATGTGTTCCGTGAAGACCTGTGTACCAAG GCAGAGAACCTGCTTGGGAGCTATTTCCCCAAGAAGATTTCTGAGTTGGATGCATTTTTAAAG GAGCCAGATCTCAATGAAGCCAACCTGAGCAATCTGAAGGCCCCGTTGGACATTCCTGTGCCTGACCcagtgaaggagaaagagaaggaggagcgGAAGAAACAGCAGGAG AAGGAAGACAAGGATGACAAGAAGAAAGAAGATGAAGACAAAG GTCCTCCCTGTGGCCCAGTGAGCTGCAACGAGAAGATCGTGATCCTCCTGCAGCGCCTAAAGCCTGAGATCAAGGATGTCATTGAGCAGCTTAACCTG GTCACCACCTGGTTGCAGCTGCAGATCCCTCGGATTGAGGATGGAAACAATTTTGGAGTGGCTGTCCAG GAGAAGGTGTTTGAGCTGATGACCGCCCTTCACACCAAGCTGGAAGGATTCCACACTCAAATCGCCAA GTATTTCTCTGAACGGGGTGATGCCGTGACCAAAGCAGCCAAGCAGCCCCACGTG GGTGATTATAGGCAGCTGGTGCATGAGCTGGATGAAGCAGAGTACCGGGACATCCGGCTGATGGTCATGGAGATCCGAAACGCTTAtgtgaggaggagagggtggggcaggggtgggcagaggcagcttTCCCAGGCCACCCATCCCCTGACTCTGCAAACTGGGGGGTGA
- the PSME2 gene encoding proteasome activator complex subunit 2: MAKPCGVRLSGEARKQVDVFRQNLFQEAEEFLYRFLPQKIIHLSQLLQEDSLNVADLTSLRASLDIPIPDPPPKDDEMETDKQEKKEVPKCGFLPGNEKLLALLALIKPEVWTLKEKCILVITWIQHLIPKIEDGNDFGVAIQEKVLERVNAVKTKVEAFQTTISKYFSERGDAVAKASKETHVMDYRALVHERDEAAYRELRAMVLDLRAFYAELYHIISSNLEKIVNPKGEEKPSMY; the protein is encoded by the exons ATGGCCAAGCCTTGTGGGGTGCGCCTGAGCGGGGAAGCCCGCAAACAG GTGGATGTCTTCAGGCAAAATCTTTTCCAGGAG GCTGAGGAATTCCTCTACAGATTCTTGCCACAGAAGATCATACACCTGAGTCAGCTCTTGCAA GAGGACTCCCTCAATGTGGCTGACCTGACCTCTCTCCGAGCCTCACTGGACATCCCTATTCCAGACCCTCCACCCAAAGATGATGAG ATGGAAACAGATAAGCAGGAGAAGAAAGAAG TCCCTAAGTGCGGCTTTCTCCCTGGGAATGAGAAGCTCCTGGCCCTGCTTGCCCTGATTAAGCCAGAAGTCTGGACtctcaaagaaaaatgtattctg GTGATCACGTGGATCCAGCACCTGATCCCCAAGATTGAGGATGGAAATGACTTTGGAGTAGCAATCCAG GAGAAGGTGCTGGAGAGGGTGAATGCAGTCAAGACCAAAGTAGAGGCCTTCCAGACAACCATTTCCAA GTACTTCTCAGAACGTGGGGATGCTGTGGCCAAGGCCTCTAAGGAGACCCATGTA ATGGATTACCGGGCCTTGGTGCACGAGCGAGATGAGGCAGCCTATAGGGAGCTCAGGGCCATGGTGCTGGACCTAAGGGCCTTCTAT GCTGAGCTTTATCATATCATTAGCAGCAACCTGGAGAAAATTGTCAACCCAAAGGGTGAAGAGAAGCCATCTATGTACTGA